A genomic segment from Modestobacter roseus encodes:
- a CDS encoding ABC transporter ATP-binding protein, with product MSEPSDGDVLLAADRRPESATATLRRGLRMMPEFRQGLPVTFLLALIATAGRVVVPVAVQQVLDRGLNGPGGPDIPLVRELVLASAVVVVVTGVAVYLMNVRLFRTTETALAGLRVRAFRHVHDLSVLHQQGQRRGSLVSRVTSDVDQLSVFMQWGGVLGLVSIGQLVVATVVMAIYSWQLTLLVLACFVPLAIAVKWFAKRLAAVYGVVRERVGDVLAAVGESVVGAPTVRAYGIRARTAARIDRAIDRHYRASIDAQKVTAGVYVSGELVAAIANAAVVVVGVLLGIAGDISAGTLVAFLFLVTLFVAPVQTASEVLNEAQNAVAGFRRVLDVLDTEPDVRDPAATDPATGRSLPPGPLDVRFDHVSFAYAAGGAKALDDVDLTITARTRVAIVGETGSGKTTFAKLVTRLMDPTEGRVLVGNGRDGGATGMVPLDEVAFASLRQRVVMVPQDGFLFDASVADNVRYGRPGMTDAQVAAAFDDLGLGDWVADLPDGVATPVGQRGESLSAGERQLVAVARAYVADPDLLVLDEATSAVDPATEMRLTRALDTLTDGRTTLTIAHRLSTAERADEVLVVDSGRVVQRGTHAELVDADGAYGRLHASWRRSSGRQPGAPLEEPVG from the coding sequence ATGAGCGAGCCCAGCGACGGCGACGTCCTGCTCGCCGCCGACCGCCGGCCGGAGAGCGCCACCGCCACCCTGCGCCGGGGCCTGCGGATGATGCCGGAGTTCCGCCAGGGCCTGCCGGTCACCTTCCTGCTCGCGCTGATCGCCACCGCCGGCCGCGTGGTCGTGCCCGTCGCCGTCCAGCAGGTGCTCGACCGCGGGCTGAACGGCCCCGGCGGCCCGGACATCCCGCTGGTGCGCGAGCTGGTCCTCGCGTCCGCCGTCGTCGTGGTGGTCACCGGCGTCGCCGTCTACCTGATGAACGTCCGGCTGTTCCGCACCACCGAGACCGCGCTGGCCGGGCTGCGGGTGCGCGCCTTCCGGCACGTGCACGACCTCTCGGTCCTGCACCAGCAGGGGCAGCGGCGCGGGTCGCTGGTCTCCCGGGTCACCAGCGACGTCGACCAGCTGTCGGTCTTCATGCAGTGGGGCGGGGTCCTCGGCCTGGTCAGCATCGGCCAGCTCGTCGTCGCCACCGTGGTCATGGCGATCTACTCCTGGCAGCTCACCCTCCTGGTGCTGGCCTGCTTCGTACCGCTGGCGATCGCGGTGAAGTGGTTCGCCAAGCGGCTGGCCGCGGTCTACGGCGTGGTCCGCGAACGGGTCGGCGACGTCCTCGCCGCCGTCGGCGAGTCCGTCGTCGGCGCGCCGACGGTCCGGGCCTACGGCATCCGGGCCCGGACGGCGGCCCGCATCGACCGCGCCATCGACCGGCACTACCGCGCCTCCATCGACGCCCAGAAGGTCACCGCCGGGGTCTACGTCAGCGGCGAGCTGGTCGCCGCGATCGCCAACGCGGCGGTCGTCGTCGTCGGGGTGCTGCTGGGCATCGCCGGGGACATCAGCGCCGGCACGCTGGTCGCCTTCCTCTTCCTGGTCACCCTCTTCGTGGCGCCGGTGCAGACCGCCAGCGAGGTGCTGAACGAGGCGCAGAACGCCGTCGCCGGGTTCCGCCGGGTGCTCGACGTGCTCGACACCGAGCCCGACGTGCGCGACCCGGCGGCCACCGACCCGGCCACGGGGCGCTCGCTGCCACCCGGCCCGCTGGACGTCCGGTTCGACCACGTCTCCTTCGCCTACGCCGCCGGCGGCGCCAAGGCCCTCGACGACGTCGACCTGACGATCACCGCGCGCACGCGGGTGGCGATCGTCGGGGAGACCGGCTCGGGCAAGACGACGTTCGCCAAGCTGGTCACCCGGCTGATGGACCCGACCGAGGGGCGTGTCCTCGTCGGCAACGGGCGGGACGGCGGGGCGACCGGCATGGTCCCGCTGGACGAGGTCGCGTTCGCATCGCTGCGCCAGCGGGTGGTGATGGTCCCGCAGGACGGGTTCCTCTTCGACGCCTCGGTCGCCGACAACGTCCGGTACGGCCGTCCCGGGATGACCGACGCGCAGGTCGCCGCCGCCTTCGACGACCTCGGGCTCGGCGACTGGGTGGCCGACCTGCCGGACGGCGTCGCCACCCCGGTCGGCCAGCGCGGCGAGTCGCTCAGCGCGGGGGAGCGGCAGCTGGTGGCCGTGGCCCGCGCCTACGTGGCCGATCCCGACCTGCTGGTGCTGGACGAGGCGACCAGCGCGGTCGACCCGGCCACCGAGATGCGGCTGACCCGGGCGCTGGACACGCTGACCGACGGCCGGACGACGCTCACCATCGCGCACCGGCTCTCCACGGCCGAGCGCGCCGACGAGGTGCTGGTCGTCGACTCCGGCCGGGTCGTGCAGCGCGGCACGCACGCCGAGCTCGTCGACGCCGACGGCGCCTACGGCCGGCTGCACGCCTCCTGGCGGCGCAGCTCCGGCCGGCAGCCGGGGGCCCCGCTGGAGGAGCCGGTCGGCTGA